One genomic window of Trichlorobacter lovleyi includes the following:
- a CDS encoding DUF3536 domain-containing protein, whose translation MERFLCIHGHFYQPPRENPWLEAVEIQDSAYPYHDWNERITAECYAPNTASRQLDGEGRIMGIISNYARISFNFGPTLLSWMERHVPETYQAILSADRLSRQWRSGHGAALAQVYNHIIMPLASLRDKQTQVQWGIRDFEHRFQRFPEGMWLAETAVDTETLEVLAEAGIRFTILAPHQAKQVRKLNCGSWQEVSGSRIDPSRAYLCRLPSGRSITLFFYDGPISQAVAFEKLLNSGEQFFTRLASGFTGYRKHPQLVHIATDGESYGHHHRFGEMALGHALSQAEKNGIRLTNYGEFLKLHPPTHEVQIIENSSWSCLHGVERWRSDCGCNSGGNGSWNQQWRRPLRDSLDWLNRQLETCYLEGVGEYLKDPWEARHDYINVILDRSEDNVAAYLLKHSQRPLDGDTTAAVLCHLEMQRHTLLMYTSCGWFFDELSGIETVQIIQYAARAIQLAEKYSNRPVEQGFLKRLALAASNIPGQGNGADIYTRAAKPAMIDLIKVCAHYAVSSIFEEYGDETQIFSYRVFREDFQKVQSGQMMLTVGRVFIQSSITRKSDRISFCTLHFGGHAVNCGVRSFQGEEAYLTMQQEVTAAFHQADFAAIVRLMDYHFGMHTYSLKNLFRDEQRHILQLIIAGTLQEFEDKFTSLYETSRGLMVFLREAGMPVPHRFMATAETSLNLQLQSTFSSDTVDINRLKEVINEINSWHVNVDTVALEFIIRRRLETVMAALVAEPEHEQHLMVLLNLVESTADLPVAVNLWQVQNMYWALLQSMISGLQPADEATNAWRSRHEAFKNLGQRLYFNLPAILETAQGAL comes from the coding sequence ATGGAGCGATTTCTCTGCATACATGGCCACTTTTACCAACCGCCCCGGGAAAACCCCTGGCTTGAAGCGGTTGAGATACAGGATTCTGCCTATCCGTACCATGACTGGAATGAGCGGATCACCGCCGAATGTTACGCCCCTAACACCGCATCCCGGCAACTGGACGGTGAAGGGCGGATCATGGGGATTATCAGCAACTACGCCAGGATCAGCTTCAATTTCGGTCCCACCCTGCTTTCCTGGATGGAACGGCATGTCCCCGAAACCTATCAGGCAATCCTGTCCGCCGACCGGTTGAGCCGGCAGTGGCGCTCAGGGCATGGGGCTGCTCTGGCCCAGGTGTATAACCACATCATTATGCCTCTGGCCAGCCTGAGGGATAAACAGACCCAGGTCCAGTGGGGTATCAGGGATTTTGAACACCGCTTTCAACGTTTCCCCGAAGGGATGTGGCTGGCTGAGACCGCCGTTGATACCGAAACCCTGGAGGTGCTGGCTGAAGCAGGTATCCGTTTTACCATCCTTGCTCCACACCAGGCAAAACAGGTGCGCAAACTCAACTGCGGCAGCTGGCAGGAGGTCTCCGGCTCCCGGATTGACCCTTCACGGGCCTATCTCTGCCGGCTTCCCTCCGGACGCAGCATAACCCTCTTTTTTTACGATGGACCGATTTCCCAGGCGGTTGCCTTTGAAAAACTGCTGAACAGCGGCGAACAGTTTTTTACCCGCCTGGCATCCGGTTTTACGGGGTATCGCAAGCATCCACAGCTTGTGCATATCGCGACCGATGGAGAAAGCTACGGTCATCACCACCGGTTTGGTGAGATGGCGCTGGGGCATGCGCTGAGTCAGGCCGAAAAGAACGGCATACGCCTTACCAACTATGGCGAGTTTTTGAAACTGCATCCCCCGACACATGAAGTGCAGATTATCGAAAACAGCTCCTGGAGTTGCCTGCACGGTGTTGAACGCTGGAGAAGCGACTGCGGGTGCAACTCCGGTGGCAACGGCAGCTGGAACCAGCAATGGCGCCGGCCACTGCGGGACTCGCTGGACTGGCTCAACAGGCAGCTTGAGACCTGCTATCTTGAGGGGGTTGGCGAATACCTGAAAGACCCCTGGGAGGCACGCCATGACTATATCAATGTCATACTTGACCGTTCTGAAGACAACGTAGCCGCCTATCTGCTCAAACACTCACAGCGCCCGCTGGATGGAGACACAACGGCTGCTGTGCTCTGCCATCTGGAAATGCAGCGCCATACCTTGCTGATGTACACCAGTTGCGGCTGGTTTTTCGATGAACTGTCCGGCATTGAAACGGTCCAGATCATCCAGTATGCCGCCAGGGCTATCCAGTTGGCGGAGAAATACAGCAACCGTCCTGTTGAGCAAGGTTTTCTGAAGCGTCTGGCCCTGGCTGCAAGCAATATCCCCGGACAGGGCAACGGGGCTGACATCTATACCAGGGCCGCAAAACCGGCCATGATCGACCTGATCAAGGTGTGTGCGCATTATGCCGTCAGTTCGATCTTTGAAGAGTATGGCGATGAAACCCAAATCTTCAGCTACCGGGTCTTCAGGGAAGATTTCCAAAAGGTGCAGTCCGGCCAGATGATGCTGACGGTGGGCAGGGTGTTCATTCAATCGTCCATAACCCGCAAGTCAGACCGGATAAGCTTCTGCACGCTCCACTTCGGCGGCCATGCCGTAAACTGCGGCGTGCGCTCATTTCAGGGTGAAGAGGCCTATCTGACCATGCAGCAGGAGGTGACAGCCGCCTTTCATCAGGCTGATTTTGCCGCCATCGTCCGGTTGATGGACTACCATTTCGGCATGCACACCTACTCCCTGAAAAACCTCTTCAGAGACGAGCAGCGTCATATTCTGCAGCTGATTATTGCCGGTACACTCCAGGAGTTTGAGGACAAATTCACCTCCCTCTATGAAACCAGCAGAGGTCTGATGGTATTTTTGAGGGAAGCCGGTATGCCGGTGCCCCATCGCTTTATGGCCACTGCCGAAACCTCCCTGAATCTGCAACTGCAAAGCACCTTTTCTTCTGACACGGTTGATATCAACAGACTGAAAGAGGTGATCAACGAGATCAACAGCTGGCATGTCAATGTGGACACGGTTGCCCTTGAATTTATCATCAGGCGCAGACTGGAAACCGTCATGGCGGCACTGGTGGCTGAGCCGGAACATGAGCAGCATCTGATGGTTCTGCTCAATCTGGTAGAATCAACGGCAGACCTTCCGGTGGCCGTCAACCTCTGGCAGGTCCAGAACATGTACTGGGCCTTGCTGCAGTCCATGATTTCCGGCCTCCAACCGGCAGACGAAGCGACAAATGCCTGGCGTTCCCGGCATGAAGCATTTAAAAACCTGGGACAACGTCTGTATTTCAATCTGCCGGCCATACTGGAAACAGCACAAGGAGCACTATGA
- the treZ gene encoding malto-oligosyltrehalose trehalohydrolase: MPFNADLHTLGALALPDGSSHFRVWAPRAHQITLELPDQNREPVPLTTDSDGYFGVTVASVQAGERYWYLLDGSIRRPDPASQSQPDGVHGPSQVVDHQQFSWRDQAWTGVPLEQYIIYELHVGTFTGEGTFDGVISRLDYLLELGITAVELMPVAQFPGERNWGYDGVYPFAPQNSYGGPEGLKRLVDACHDKGLAVILDVVYNHLGPEGNYLHGFGPYFTDRYRTPWGDAVNFDGPDSDPVRHYFISNALHWITNYHIDALRLDAIHGIYDFSALHILQELTEAVHCRAAGLGRQVHVIAESDLNDLRVIKPAESGGYGLDAQWSDDFHHSLRALLTGERAGYYQDFGCFEDLVKAFTEGFVLSGQYSAFRRRRHGSPPAQIPSRQLVVFSQNHDQVGNRMRGERLGEHLSTQQLLLAAATVLLSPYLPLLFMGEEYAETAPFPYFVSHGDADLVEAVRKGRQEEFAAFGSDGTPPDPQAEETFLAAKLDQEQRHSGPHRTIFDFYRRLIRLRKEFGPFASINKENLQVIADPEEQLLTVIRNTGKSQLFFLCNFSSQSRTIPPSLVNGTFRILLDSESGLSRDTHVTVFATRPATFLTLAPFCVGMYQKE, encoded by the coding sequence ATGCCTTTCAATGCCGATCTACATACTCTTGGGGCTCTAGCACTTCCAGACGGTTCAAGCCATTTCCGGGTTTGGGCCCCACGGGCACACCAGATTACCCTGGAACTTCCTGACCAAAACAGGGAACCTGTTCCCCTGACCACGGATTCAGATGGCTACTTTGGCGTAACAGTGGCCAGCGTGCAAGCTGGCGAACGCTACTGGTACCTTTTGGATGGCAGCATCAGACGGCCTGATCCGGCCTCACAATCCCAGCCGGATGGTGTGCACGGCCCTTCCCAGGTGGTTGACCATCAGCAGTTTTCCTGGCGTGATCAGGCCTGGACCGGTGTACCGCTGGAGCAGTACATCATCTATGAACTGCATGTCGGTACCTTTACCGGAGAAGGAACCTTCGACGGCGTTATCTCACGGCTCGATTACCTGCTTGAACTCGGCATAACCGCCGTTGAGCTGATGCCGGTGGCCCAGTTTCCCGGAGAACGCAACTGGGGCTACGACGGCGTCTACCCCTTTGCCCCCCAGAACAGCTATGGCGGTCCGGAAGGCCTGAAGCGGCTGGTTGATGCCTGTCACGACAAAGGTCTGGCTGTCATCCTTGATGTGGTCTACAACCATCTGGGACCTGAAGGAAACTACCTGCACGGCTTTGGCCCCTACTTCACCGACCGCTACCGTACTCCTTGGGGTGATGCCGTCAATTTTGACGGCCCTGACAGCGATCCGGTCCGTCATTACTTCATCTCCAATGCACTTCACTGGATAACCAATTACCATATTGACGCCCTGCGGCTTGATGCCATCCATGGCATCTACGACTTCAGTGCCCTGCATATCCTGCAGGAACTGACCGAGGCGGTCCATTGCCGGGCTGCCGGATTGGGACGTCAGGTTCACGTGATCGCAGAAAGCGACCTGAATGATCTGCGGGTGATTAAGCCTGCAGAATCGGGGGGCTATGGCCTGGATGCCCAGTGGAGCGATGATTTTCACCATAGCCTGCGGGCCCTCCTGACCGGTGAACGGGCAGGCTATTACCAGGATTTCGGCTGTTTTGAGGATCTGGTCAAAGCGTTTACCGAAGGATTTGTCCTCTCCGGGCAGTACTCCGCCTTTCGAAGGCGGCGGCATGGCAGTCCGCCGGCCCAGATTCCATCCCGGCAACTGGTGGTGTTTTCCCAGAATCATGACCAGGTGGGAAACCGGATGCGTGGTGAGCGTCTGGGCGAACATCTCTCAACGCAGCAACTGCTGCTGGCCGCTGCAACCGTACTGCTTTCGCCCTATCTGCCACTGCTCTTCATGGGGGAGGAATACGCAGAAACAGCGCCCTTTCCGTACTTTGTCAGTCATGGCGATGCCGATCTGGTTGAGGCGGTCAGAAAGGGCCGCCAAGAGGAGTTTGCCGCCTTTGGGTCTGACGGGACACCACCGGACCCGCAGGCAGAGGAGACCTTTCTTGCTGCCAAGCTGGATCAGGAACAGCGCCATAGCGGCCCACACCGTACCATTTTTGATTTTTACCGGAGGCTGATCCGGCTTCGCAAGGAATTCGGCCCGTTTGCAAGCATCAACAAGGAAAATCTGCAGGTGATCGCCGATCCGGAAGAACAGTTGCTTACCGTTATCAGAAACACCGGCAAAAGCCAGCTGTTCTTCCTCTGCAACTTCAGCAGTCAAAGCCGTACCATCCCCCCCTCACTGGTTAACGGCACCTTTCGTATCCTGCTTGACTCTGAATCCGGCTTGTCACGAGACACTCATGTGACGGTGTTTGCCACCCGTCCCGCTACATTCTTAACCCTTGCCCCGTTCTGCGTCGGCATGTACCAGAAGGAATGA
- a CDS encoding MarR family winged helix-turn-helix transcriptional regulator encodes MVRDADAVIEIFDNLRRIFQAIGEYSKTAERSTGLTGPQLWALKLLANSSPMRVSDLAGRMYLRPPTVVGIIDRLEAKQLVIRTNSKKDRRVVEVCPTEQGISIVNNAPEVVQDVLMKGLNELSHEQVARVEEGIKLMVKVLCAEHIVPQPLHS; translated from the coding sequence ATGGTGAGAGATGCTGACGCGGTCATCGAAATATTTGATAATTTAAGAAGAATTTTCCAGGCCATAGGTGAGTATTCTAAAACCGCAGAGCGCTCAACCGGACTGACCGGACCGCAACTCTGGGCTTTAAAACTTCTGGCTAACAGCTCTCCCATGCGGGTTTCTGATCTGGCCGGCAGGATGTACCTGCGTCCCCCGACCGTTGTGGGAATTATTGACCGTCTTGAGGCCAAGCAGCTTGTCATACGGACCAATTCAAAGAAAGATCGCAGAGTTGTTGAGGTTTGTCCCACTGAACAGGGCATCTCAATCGTCAACAACGCCCCGGAAGTCGTGCAGGATGTGCTCATGAAAGGCCTGAATGAACTGTCGCATGAGCAGGTTGCCCGTGTTGAGGAAGGCATAAAGCTGATGGTGAAGGTACTCTGCGCTGAACATATTGTTCCGCAACCACTGCACAGCTGA
- a CDS encoding tetratricopeptide repeat protein, giving the protein MLQTNALLLAAILLSSKLVFTPASAQGEVAVLLPSHPVDSFASQPRNREEQEIVKGDAYFQAREYDLAVTSYRNALKEQPHRLTALQKLGGALSAAGKHGEAIEVFRLLLQLKPDNPDYYYTLGILYERQGLLDEAADAFQKTVHLNPANGDAQRHLIDIYTLQGKFTPAIAMYKDLIALFPENPLFHFKLARLYLRRHDTTCAMSKYKAAIQLAPDNPEVRQELAELYYRKGMLQQAAGQYLELVRLDPKDRKARSMLIAIHVRQKSYDKLLPLLQQDAGLFPDDPDSHYRLGVYYRFKKEYPQAMAAYQQALTLNPDHARALQGMGRIYLKKGDLKKARELLEAAKKADPQLRKATELLNDLTLQEKAAKYKKYKKNKIKRKVKKKKKQAKTVKKKRQKKSVSKNKRK; this is encoded by the coding sequence ATGTTGCAAACAAATGCCCTGTTGCTAGCGGCCATCCTGCTTTCGAGCAAGCTGGTCTTTACACCCGCTAGCGCACAGGGAGAGGTAGCAGTTTTACTGCCATCGCATCCGGTTGATTCCTTTGCCAGCCAGCCGCGTAACCGGGAAGAGCAGGAAATAGTCAAAGGGGATGCCTACTTCCAGGCACGGGAGTATGACCTGGCGGTCACTTCCTACCGCAATGCGCTGAAAGAGCAGCCCCACCGGCTTACAGCCCTGCAGAAGCTAGGGGGAGCCCTGTCAGCCGCAGGAAAACATGGCGAGGCCATTGAGGTCTTTCGTCTGTTATTGCAGTTGAAGCCTGATAACCCTGACTATTACTACACGCTGGGGATACTCTATGAACGGCAGGGATTACTTGATGAAGCGGCAGATGCCTTTCAGAAAACAGTGCACTTAAATCCTGCCAATGGTGACGCGCAACGGCATCTGATTGATATCTATACCCTGCAGGGCAAGTTTACGCCGGCAATTGCTATGTACAAAGATTTGATTGCGCTCTTTCCTGAAAATCCGTTGTTTCACTTCAAGCTGGCCCGTCTTTATCTGCGGAGACATGACACCACGTGTGCCATGAGCAAATACAAAGCCGCTATTCAGCTTGCACCGGATAACCCGGAAGTGCGCCAGGAACTGGCTGAACTGTATTACAGAAAGGGCATGCTGCAGCAAGCAGCCGGCCAGTATCTGGAACTGGTACGGCTTGACCCCAAAGACCGGAAAGCCCGCAGCATGTTGATTGCTATCCATGTCCGTCAGAAGTCCTACGATAAGTTACTGCCATTACTACAGCAAGATGCCGGGTTGTTCCCCGATGATCCGGACAGTCACTACCGGCTGGGGGTCTATTACCGCTTCAAAAAAGAGTATCCCCAGGCCATGGCGGCCTATCAACAGGCGCTCACGCTGAACCCTGATCACGCCAGGGCCCTGCAGGGCATGGGGCGTATCTATCTGAAAAAAGGAGACCTGAAAAAGGCCCGCGAACTCCTTGAAGCAGCCAAAAAAGCGGACCCACAGCTGCGCAAGGCCACTGAATTGTTAAACGATCTTACCCTGCAGGAAAAAGCAGCCAAATACAAAAAGTACAAAAAAAATAAAATCAAAAGAAAGGTGAAGAAAAAAAAGAAGCAGGCAAAAACGGTCAAGAAGAAACGTCAAAAGAAATCTGTCAGCAAAAATAAACGTAAATAG
- the ablA gene encoding lysine 2,3-aminomutase, with product MTIYSKKQQQIAEKIQETSALSNWKDWKWQLKNSVHDIATFERLLGVQLPPALREQCEATLATFPLAVTPYYLSLIDRNEFANDPVFRQSFPSPAELHVGRYDLEDPLSEDADSPVPGITHRYPDRVLFHISNVCAMYCRHCTRKRKVGDVDSIPDREEISNGLDYIRNNPVIRDVLLSGGDPLMLSDEYLDWILGELRSIPHVQIIRIGSRIPVVLPYRVTDKLVSVLKRHHPLWLNTHFNHPREITTSAKEALAKLADAGIPLGNQTVLLAGVNDCPLIIKTLIQRLVENRVRPYYLYQCDLSEGLTHFRTPVGKGMEIMESLIGHTSGFAVPTYVIDAPGGGGKIPVMPNYLITLATNKVVLRNYEGVITTYQEPESYEPVFCDRNCAECHLDLNLEEDREYGATGIERLLSDYDATISLTPEDNDRMKRRNND from the coding sequence ATGACTATTTATTCAAAAAAACAGCAACAGATTGCTGAAAAAATCCAGGAGACATCGGCCCTTTCCAACTGGAAAGACTGGAAATGGCAGTTGAAAAATTCCGTGCACGACATTGCTACGTTTGAACGGCTGTTGGGAGTACAACTTCCCCCGGCATTACGCGAACAATGTGAGGCGACACTGGCCACATTCCCCCTGGCGGTCACCCCTTACTACCTCTCTTTGATTGATCGTAACGAATTTGCCAATGATCCGGTCTTTCGTCAGTCCTTTCCCTCTCCGGCAGAGTTGCATGTCGGCCGTTACGACCTGGAAGACCCGCTTTCTGAGGATGCCGACAGCCCGGTGCCCGGCATCACCCACCGCTACCCTGACCGGGTGTTGTTCCATATCAGTAATGTCTGTGCCATGTATTGCCGCCATTGTACCCGCAAGCGGAAAGTCGGCGATGTTGACTCAATCCCTGACCGCGAAGAGATCAGCAACGGTCTTGATTACATCCGTAACAATCCGGTAATCCGCGATGTTCTGCTGTCCGGCGGTGACCCGCTGATGTTATCGGATGAGTATCTGGATTGGATTCTTGGAGAACTGCGCAGCATTCCCCATGTCCAGATTATCAGGATCGGCAGCCGGATTCCGGTGGTCCTGCCGTACCGGGTCACCGACAAGCTGGTTTCCGTCCTGAAGAGACATCACCCGCTCTGGCTCAATACCCACTTTAACCATCCACGTGAGATAACCACCTCAGCCAAAGAGGCCCTGGCAAAACTGGCTGATGCCGGTATTCCGTTGGGCAATCAGACAGTACTGCTGGCCGGTGTCAACGATTGTCCCCTGATCATCAAGACCCTGATCCAGCGCCTGGTTGAAAACCGGGTGCGTCCCTATTACCTGTACCAGTGCGACCTCTCCGAGGGACTGACCCATTTCCGCACCCCGGTGGGGAAGGGGATGGAGATCATGGAAAGCCTGATCGGCCATACCAGCGGTTTTGCCGTACCGACCTATGTGATTGACGCCCCGGGCGGCGGTGGCAAGATTCCGGTCATGCCCAATTACCTGATCACCCTGGCCACCAACAAAGTGGTGCTGCGTAACTATGAAGGGGTCATCACCACCTATCAGGAACCGGAAAGCTACGAGCCGGTCTTCTGTGACCGGAACTGCGCTGAATGTCATCTGGACCTGAATCTTGAAGAAGACCGGGAATACGGGGCAACCGGCATTGAGCGGCTCCTGTCCGATTACGATGCCACCATTTCATTGACACCGGAAGATAATGACCGGATGAAACGGAGGAATAATGACTGA
- the ablB gene encoding putative beta-lysine N-acetyltransferase: MTDRIEIVGNSLIQHGPVNDRVYLMNLARQDCPDIVGQLEQLATDQGYSKIFAKVPSTVLELFLENGYELEASIPGFYQSDDACFLGKYYCHNRRLELEPEQVRTIMEVARNQQPVREQQQLPGGFFCRIAEKSDVNMMAELYRSVFESYPFPIFDPDYLLEIMGTTVFLGVWKGAELVALSSAEIDRKSRTVEMTDFATLPDYRGHGLALYLLQKMEQEMALRGIHAFYTIARAYSHGMNITFARNGYRYAGILTNNTNIFGRLESMNVWYKQGISGQ; this comes from the coding sequence ATGACTGATCGCATAGAAATTGTCGGAAACTCACTCATACAGCATGGTCCGGTCAATGACCGGGTCTATCTGATGAACCTGGCCAGGCAGGACTGCCCCGATATTGTCGGACAGCTTGAGCAGCTGGCGACCGATCAGGGGTATTCAAAGATCTTTGCCAAAGTGCCGTCAACGGTGCTGGAACTGTTCCTTGAGAACGGTTACGAGCTGGAGGCCAGCATCCCCGGTTTTTACCAGTCTGATGATGCCTGTTTTCTTGGCAAGTATTATTGCCACAACAGAAGGCTGGAACTTGAACCGGAGCAGGTCCGCACAATTATGGAGGTAGCCCGGAACCAGCAGCCAGTCAGAGAACAACAGCAACTGCCCGGAGGATTTTTCTGCAGGATAGCAGAGAAAAGTGATGTCAACATGATGGCCGAGCTCTACCGGTCTGTGTTTGAGAGCTATCCCTTCCCAATCTTTGATCCGGACTATCTGCTTGAAATCATGGGAACCACAGTCTTTCTGGGGGTGTGGAAAGGAGCTGAACTGGTGGCACTCTCATCGGCAGAAATAGATCGGAAGTCGCGTACCGTGGAGATGACTGACTTTGCCACATTGCCTGACTACCGAGGTCACGGTCTGGCCCTCTATCTGCTGCAAAAGATGGAACAGGAAATGGCGCTCCGCGGGATTCACGCATTTTACACGATTGCCCGGGCGTATTCCCACGGTATGAACATTACCTTTGCCCGTAACGGGTATCGTTATGCCGGAATACTTACCAACAATACCAATATCTTTGGCAGGCTGGAAAGCATGAACGTGTGGTACAAGCAGGGAATATCAGGCCAGTGA
- a CDS encoding mechanosensitive ion channel family protein has protein sequence MELMQQSAFFSEWPPAVVAMIILTIAVLTGLIIYVIIFKVLFRFAGRPDTSLHQSLVQRWRHPAKLLLPLLVVFAALPSLQVSTAAAELLRQSVGLGLIAAVTWELAATIRGLQELVLQRYDVTTTDNLKARAVSTQVSVLAKILMVLLFVIAGAAMLMTFDKVRQVGMSLLASAGIAGLIMGFAAQRSLATLFAGIQIAFTQPIRIDDVVVVEGEWGRIEEITLTYVVVCIWDLRRLVLPITYFLEKPFQNWTRVSADLLSTVTLHCDYRVPVEAVRAELARVLAATELWDGKESGLIVVDATDSAVVLRAMVSTRNSSDAWALRCHVRERLVGFMQREYPDCLPRLRAEVELHTTPSTALAAKGV, from the coding sequence ATGGAACTGATGCAACAAAGTGCATTTTTTAGTGAATGGCCACCTGCTGTTGTTGCCATGATCATCCTGACCATTGCCGTTCTGACCGGTCTGATCATATATGTCATTATTTTCAAGGTGCTTTTTCGTTTTGCCGGCCGGCCTGATACCTCACTGCATCAGAGCTTGGTGCAGCGGTGGCGGCATCCTGCCAAGCTTTTATTACCGCTTTTAGTTGTCTTTGCCGCGTTGCCTTCCTTGCAAGTCTCTACGGCGGCTGCAGAACTGTTGCGGCAGTCGGTTGGTCTGGGACTGATCGCTGCCGTTACCTGGGAACTTGCAGCGACAATACGTGGTTTGCAGGAGCTGGTGCTGCAACGTTACGATGTTACGACCACTGACAACCTCAAAGCGCGGGCAGTCTCCACTCAGGTCAGCGTTCTGGCCAAAATACTCATGGTGCTGCTCTTTGTCATTGCCGGGGCCGCAATGCTGATGACTTTTGACAAGGTGCGCCAGGTAGGGATGAGCCTGTTGGCATCGGCCGGGATTGCAGGTCTGATCATGGGGTTTGCGGCCCAGCGAAGTCTGGCGACCCTCTTTGCCGGTATCCAGATTGCCTTTACGCAACCGATCAGGATTGATGATGTGGTTGTTGTCGAAGGAGAGTGGGGGCGCATTGAGGAGATTACCCTGACCTACGTTGTTGTCTGTATCTGGGATTTGCGGCGTCTGGTATTGCCGATTACCTATTTTTTGGAAAAACCCTTTCAGAACTGGACCCGGGTTTCGGCAGACCTATTGAGTACAGTAACCCTACACTGTGATTACCGGGTGCCGGTGGAGGCGGTCCGTGCCGAACTAGCCAGGGTTCTGGCTGCAACGGAGCTTTGGGATGGCAAGGAATCCGGGCTGATTGTTGTTGATGCAACCGATTCCGCAGTAGTCCTGCGGGCCATGGTAAGCACCAGAAATTCCAGCGATGCCTGGGCCCTGCGCTGCCATGTGCGGGAAAGACTGGTTGGCTTTATGCAACGTGAGTATCCTGATTGCCTGCCACGGCTTCGGGCTGAGGTTGAACTGCATACAACGCCCTCAACCGCATTGGCAGCAAAAGGAGTTTGA
- a CDS encoding MarC family protein has protein sequence MMEFIRAATLLFMLLNPFLLVVYLIDVFDKLPRSTFRRVVVRAGLISICVFSLAAVLGDVLFRDLLQAEFASFQLFGGVVFLVIGLRFVFEGNSAIKGLRGESKHIAGSIAMPLMIGPGTISASILAGKRLNQIWAVLAIATAVLASVGVMILLKYLHDYVRTRNAELVQRYMDIAGRVTALVVGTFAVEMIMRGLTTWMASVR, from the coding sequence ATGATGGAATTTATCAGGGCTGCAACCCTGTTGTTTATGCTGTTGAACCCGTTCTTGCTGGTGGTTTACCTGATCGATGTCTTTGATAAATTGCCCCGCTCAACCTTCAGAAGAGTTGTTGTCAGGGCCGGTTTGATCAGTATCTGCGTCTTTTCTCTGGCCGCGGTGCTGGGGGATGTCCTGTTCCGTGATCTGTTGCAGGCGGAGTTTGCTTCATTTCAGCTCTTTGGCGGGGTGGTTTTTCTGGTGATCGGGCTGCGATTCGTGTTTGAAGGGAATTCAGCCATCAAGGGCTTGAGAGGTGAATCCAAACATATTGCCGGTTCTATCGCCATGCCACTTATGATCGGCCCCGGTACCATCAGCGCCAGTATTCTGGCTGGAAAACGTCTCAATCAGATCTGGGCTGTCCTGGCCATTGCTACTGCTGTCCTGGCCAGCGTCGGCGTGATGATCTTGCTGAAATACCTGCACGACTATGTCCGGACCCGTAATGCAGAGCTGGTGCAACGCTACATGGATATTGCCGGCCGGGTCACCGCCCTGGTGGTCGGCACCTTTGCCGTTGAGATGATCATGCGGGGGCTGACCACCTGGATGGCCTCAGTCCGTTAG